In Tumebacillus amylolyticus, the genomic window CGCTTCAAGACCTCCCGCCCGCAGACGCGATCGTCTACGCGGTGCCGCATGCGTTTTACCGCGAACTGGGCTGGAACGGACTCTCGGGTCTGCTCAAGAACGGTCGCGGAATTCTCGTGGACATCAAGCATCAACTTCCTCCGCAGGACTGCCCGACCGGCGTCACGCTGTGGAGACTGTAGAGAGCGAGGGAGTTCAGATGACCCGTAAAGCCGCGTTCGTCGCGTCTGTCTACAGACACTTTGATTTGTTCCACGTGCCCGTCATGGAGATGTTGCAGCGCGAAGGCTACGAAGTTCACGCCTTTGCCGAGGACGACTATGCCAAAGTACGCCTCCAAGAGCGCGGCATCATCTGCCACGACATCCCGATTGCCCGCTCTCCGTTGAAGTGGTCGAACATCAGCGCCGCTCGGCTTTTGATCTCGCACTTCAAACGAGAGCAGTTCCAACTTCTCCACGTCCACACGCCGGTTGCGTCGATTCTGGGGAGAATCGCCGGCCGCGTGGCAAACGTGCCGGCCGTGTTGTATACGGCGCACGGATTTCACTTTTACAAGGGAGCACCTCTGCCGTTTTGGATGCTCTACTATCCGGTGGAGCGCGTGATGTCGTCGTGGACTGATGCGTTGATTACGATCAACCGCGAAGACTTCGACCGCGCGTCGAATGAATTCTCGGCCGACGAAGTTCTCTACGTACCGGGTGTCGGCGTGGACATCGAACGCTTCGCCCCGGAGAACACAAGCGTTGCGAAAGCCCGCATCCGTGCCGAGTTGAACATCGCCGAGGACGAGCACCTCGTCGTCTGCGTGGCCGAACTCAACGACAACAAAAACCAGATGCAACTGATCGAAGCACTGCCGCACCTGCCGTCTCACCTCAAAGTCCGCTGTCTGCTGGTCGGCGTGGGCGAGCACGACGTCCTTTTGAAAAAAAGAGCCGAGGAGCTCGGTGTCGCGGATTCTCTTCACCTGCTGGGATACCGGTTGGATGTGCCGGATTTGATTGCGGCGTCCGATGTCTGCACGTTGCTTTCGAAGCGCGAAGGGTTGCCCCGCTTTTTATTAGAAGCGATGGCGACGGGGCGTCCGATTCTCGCGACGAACATTCGCGGGAGCCGCGATCTCGTGCAGGACGGAGAGACGGGGTATCTGGTGCCGGTGGGAGATTCGTTGGCGACGGCGAACGCGTTGGAGAGGTTGCTCGCCGATGAGGAATTGCGGGGCGAGATGGGCCGTACGATTCGCGAGCGGGTCGCACCGTATCGAACGGAGAACGTCGTGCGGGAGTTGCAAGGCATCTACGCCGACGTGTTGCGCAAAAAGCAGAGCCACACCCAAGGGGAAGCAGCAGTGGGGAGAGGGGGACTTTCTTCATGAAGCGATTGTTTGATGTTTCGGTTGCACTTGCACTTTTACTTGTGTTCTTGCCTTTGATCTTGGTCTTGTTTGTACTGGTACGCGTGTTTTTGGGGAGCCCGGTACTTTTCACACAGGCGCGTCCGGGCTTGCACGGCAAAATTTTTAACGTGATGAAGTTTCGGACGATGACCGACAAGCGCGATGAGCAAGGCTACTTGTTGCCCGATGATGTCCGGTTGACTCCGTTTGGCAAATGGCTTCGCAATTGGAGCTTGGATGAACTCCCGCAGTTGTTCAACGTGCTCAGAGGCGACATTTCCTTGGTCGGCCCGCGACCGTTGCTGCCGGAATACTTGGAACTCTACACCCCGGAGCAAGCCCGCCGACACGACGTGCGTCCCGGCATCACGGGATGGGCGCAGGTGAACGGGCGCAACAACATCTCTTGGGAAGACAAGTTCTCGCTCGATGTTTGGTATGTGGACAACCGCTCGTTTTGGTTGGACATGAAGATTCTCTACATGACGGTCTTGCGCGTGGTTCGTCCCGTTGACATCAACCAAGACGGTCAAGCGACGGTTACGCGATTCACAGGCTCAACTGCGCCGACGGGTCGCCAGCATTCGAAGGGGCTGTAAGCATGGCGAATGTGATTCTGATCGGCATGGGCGGTCACAGCAAAGTGGTCGCCGACATCGCGCGACGGTGCGGGCATCGCGTCGTGGGATTTCTCGACGACCGCGAGCCTGCGGTGCCGAATCCGCTCTATCTGGGGCGGGTCGGACAGGCTGCCGAGTTTTGTCAAGGTGAAGATCGTCAACTGGTCATCGCGATCGGCGTGAACGAAGTGCGCCGCAAACTTGCAGAGTCGTTGGAACAGCAGGGGGGAATTCAATTCGCGACCCTGATCGATCCAAGCGTCATCCTCGGGTCGCACGTGGAGATTGGAGTCGGCACGGTCATCATGCCGGGCGCCATTCTCAACGCCGATGCGAAGGTCGGACGACATGCGATCGTCAACACGGCGGCGACGGTCGATCATGACTGCCGAATCGGCGACTATGCGCATCTGTCGCCGGGCGTCCATCTGGCGGGCACCGTGACGGTGGGCGAGGGCACGCACTTTGGAACGGGAGCTCTCGCGATTCCTGGCGTTCGCGTCGGATCGTGGGTGACGATCGGGGCCGGTGCGACGGTGATCGGCGAGATTCCGGATTCGACGACAGCGGTCGGGGTGCCGGCTGTGGTCAAGAAAGTCAAAAACAACATCTGAGGGTGGGGTACACATATGATTCCGTTGTCGGGACCTGATATTGGGGAACGTGAGAAAGAATTGGTGCTGGAAGTTTTGCAATCCGGTCACTTGGGCTTAGGTCCGAAAGCGGTCGAGTTCGAGCGCATGATGGCAGCGTACGCGGGGACGAAGTACGCGATTTCCTGCAACAGCGGGACGAGCGGTCTGCACATGCTGGTTCGTGCGATGGGCATTTCGGACGGAGATGAAGTCATCACGACTCCGTTCTCCTTCGTTGCTTCGTCGAACTGCGTGTTGTTCGAGCGTGCGAAGCCCGTTTTTGTCGACATTGACGAAGCGACGTACAACATGGACGTCTCGCAGATTGAAGCGAAGATCACGGAACGCACCAAGGCGATTTTGCCGGTTCATGTATTTGGTCAACCGGCGAACATGACGGAAATTCGCCGCATCGCCGACAAGTACAATCTGCGGATCATCGAGGACTCTTGTGAAGCAATCGGGGCCAAGTGGAAGGGCAAGTCGGCCGGTTCTCTGGGCGACGCGGGTGTCTTCGCTTTTTATCCGAACAAGCAACTGACGACCGGCGAGGGCGGAATCGTCGTCACCGATGACGAGGAGTTGGCCAACCTTTGCTTCTCGTTGCGCAACCAAGGTCGCGGTGAAAACGGTCTTTGGCTGGATCATGTTCGTCTGGGCTACAACTACCGCATGGACGAATTGAGTGCCGCGCTCGGCGTGGCGCAAATGGAACGTGTGGATGAAATTCTGAGCCGCCGTGCCAAAGTCGCGGATCTCTACTTTGAGAAATTGCGCGAGGTGCCGGGCATCATCTTGCCGCAGTCGGTGGCGGACGCCGACGTGTCGTGGTTCGTGTATGTCATTCGTTTCGCGGAGCATCTCAACCGCGATGAGATCATGGTTTCGCTGTCCAAGGAAGGCATCGGGTGCCGTCCGTACTTCACGCCGATCCACCTGCAACCGTTCTACAAGGAACAGTTCGGGTTCCAAGAAGGGGACTTCCCGGTAACGGAGCATGTCGCCAAAGGAACGCTTGCCATTCCGTTCTTCACCAACATGACGGAAGCGCAAGTCGACGGCGTCGTGGAAGCGTTGAAGAGACACGTACTTTAAGTAGATAGATATCGAAAGTCCCGTGTAGGGTGGGGGGGAGTCCGGACATGAGCTACAGAATGCGGTGGTGTCTGCTGGGGGTGTTGGACGCCTTTGTCGTATCAACCGTTATCGTATTGGTGTATTTCAACTTGCTTGATTTTTCGGTCGCGGAGTCGGATCACGAACTGCTGCGCAGTCTGCCGTATGTGTGCGGCTTGTACATTCTCGTCACGCTGGTAGCCTTCTCTGCGTTTGGAGTCTACCGAAAAATTTGGGAGTATGCCTCGATCGGGGAGTTCTACCTGCTGTTCTCGGCGACGACCGTCGTCGGAGCGGTGGTCTTTGCGATCAACAGCATCATCTCCAACTTGTGGGCACTCTACGTGGTGCCCCGTCCGATCTACCTGTTCATTTGGGTCTTGGCGACGATTGCCTTGCTTGGGATGCGCATCGGCTGGCGTCTGCTGCGCACGTCTTTGCTCAAAACAAACGAAGGCGACCGGATCTTGATCGTGGGGGCCGGCAGCGGTGGGGCGTTGTTGGCACGCGAATTGAAACAGGTTCACCATGTCAAGGGCCATCCGGTCGCGTTCATCGACGATGATCGTTCCAAACACGGCTTGCACGTCATGGGCGTGCCGGTCGTCGGCGACCGCCACTCGATTCCGGCGGTTGTGGAGAAGCGCAACATCCAGCAGATTATCATCGCGATGCCGTCTCTGCACTCGGAGGAGATCGCGAAGATCATCAACATCTGCCGCGAGACGTCGGCAAAAGTGAAGACCTTGCCGCGCATCTCCGACTTCCTGAGCGACAAAGCGCCGATTCACCAAGTGCGCGACATTCGCTTGGAGGACCTCTTGGGCCGCGAACCGGTCAAAGTCGATCTCGCCGGCATCGCGGAATACTTGCGCGGGCAAGTCGTGCTGGTCACCGGCGCGGGCGGCTCCATCGGGTCGGAGCTCTGCCGGCAGATCGTGAAGTTTGCTCCGGCGAAACTGCTCTTGCTCGGACATGGCGAGAATTCGATCTACGAGATCGAGTTGGAGCTGCGCAACAACCATCCCGAGATTCACCTGGAGACGTTGATCGCCGACATCCAAGACCGCAAGCGCATCGAGCAAGTGTTCCAAACGTTCGAACCCTCGGTCGTCTTCCATGCCGCCGCTCACAAGCACGTTCCGCTGATGGAGCGCAACCCGGCCGAAGCGATCAAGAACAACGTCCTCGGCACGCAAAATGTCGCCGAGTGCTCGCATCTGTTCGGCGTCTCGAAATTCGTCCTGATCTCGTCCGACAAAGCGGTCAACCCGACGTCGGTCATGGGCGTCACCAAGCGTGTCGCCGAGATGATCATCCAAAGCTTGGATCGTGTCAGCGACACGAAGTTCGTCGCCGTCCGCTTCGGCAACGTGTTGGGCAGCCGGGGGTCGGTCATCCCGATCTTCCAACGCCAGATTCGCGAGGGCGGCCCGGTCACCGTCACGCATCCGGAGATGGTGCGCTACTTCATGACGATTCCGGAAGCTTCGCAATTGGTCATCCAAGCGGGCGCTTTTGCCGAGGGCGGTGAGATTTTCATCCTCGACATGGGCCAGCCGGTCAAGATCGTCGATTTGGCACGCGCCGTCATCCAACTGTCCGGACTCAAGCCGGACGTCGACATCCCGGTGGAGTTCACAGGCATTCGTCCGGGTGAGAAACTGTTCGAAGAGCTGTTGATGAACGAGGAGGGCTTGAACCCGACCCGTCATGATCGGATCTTCTACGGCAATCCTGTCGACTTCGACGTACACAACCTGCACCAGCGCATGGAGCAGTTGAAGGAACTCTCCTTCGCGGAGAACGAACAGGAGCGCAACGATCTCTACATTCGCTACTACCTCGGCGTGTTGGTTCCGACCTACAAGTGTGACGCCGACAAGCGTGTGCAGATCGAACGCTTGATTCCCGAACTCATGAAATTATAAAAAAAAGAACCGGCCTCGCGAGAGGTCGGTTCTTCTTTTTCTATCTGCTTACTTCGTGATGACGTAGTCGATGTTGATGTTCGTGCCCAGAGCCGCCGCGTTCTTGGTGCCGGTGCGCACGATGGAGATCGTGTGATCGCCTGCAGCCAGTCCGCTTGCGGAGAACAAGATTTGCTTGTACAGGTTGGCGCTGTTGTAGTAGTCGATCGTGCCGACCTTCTGCCCGTCGATCATCACGTCTGCGATGCCCATGTACGCCGACTTGTAGCCGCCGACTTGGATCGAAGTGCCTTTGAACGTGAACGAAAGCGAGGCGTTTGCCGTTCCGGAGTACTTCGCTTTGCCGGACGAGAAAGCGGCGTTCGCGCCGTCCGACCAAGTGCCGGTGTAGGTGATGGCGGCGTTGTTTTCTTCGACTGTTGCGCCGCCCGTGATCGGGGCAGCCGGAGCAGTAGCAGCCGGAGCGGGAGTCGTGCCGCTCGATGCGGCGACCGTTTTCGTTTGCAGGTCTGCAATCGCGGTCTTGATCGAAGCGACATCCGCTTTCAGTGCCGCGATGGTCGCGTTGAGAGCGGCGACTTCTGCAGACGATTGCGAGCTGTTCGCGGTCGGAGTCGGTTCCGGGGTCGCCGGTGCGGCCGGAGCTGCGACGAGAGAATTCGCGCCGCCTTGGAGAGCGGTGACGCGAGCGTCGAGCGCGTTGATTTTGTCATTGAGCTTCGTTGCCACAGCTTCTGCCGTGATCTTGCCTGCCTCGATGGTAGCGTTCATCGTGGCAACCGACGCGCTCAGGGTGTCAACGGTCGCCAACTTGGATTTGTTGGTTTCGTTGTCGGCCGCCAGTTTCTCCAACTTCGCGGTATGATCGGCGAGAGTGCCGCCAAGCGACGTGAACTTGTCCGTGTTGACTTGGACTTGCGTTTGCAGAGCGGTGACCGAATCGGAGAGAGTTTTCACCGTGCCGGCAGCCGCTGCGTCGGCAGCCGCTAATTTTTCTAATTTCGCCGCGTGGTCGGTGATGCTTGCGCCAAGCGTTACGAATTTCTGTTCGTGTGCGTTCACTTGCGTTTGCAGAGCTGCGTTGTCCGCTTGCAATTTCGTGATCGTGACAGCCTGTGCGTTGACTTTGGTCGTCAACTCATCCACCGTTTTTTGCAAAGACGTGTTGTTCGTTTGCATGGAATTCACAGTGTTGGTCAACGCTTGTACAGAAGCGGCCAACGTTGCAATGTCCCCCGGTACTCCGTTGCTGTACTCGCTGTTCCCGTTCCCGGCAAATGCGTTCGTGCTGCCCGAGAACAGCAGGAACCCGCCGACGACGAACGAGGTCAGAGCCAGCATCCAACCTTTTTTCCTCATTCTGATTGCCCCCTAACAAGTTACTTCTCCCCATTCAAATTTTCCCAACAATATGTATTAAAGTCAAGCCAAAACTACGATTTAACTGACTATTTTTTGCTATGGTAATCATAAGACTGTTCATATGAATGCCAGTTGTGACGTATAAGGAAAGAGGGTACAATTTGGGAAGGACTGGGCAGACTACTTTTAAACAGTAGAAAAAAAGGAGAGAACCACATGTCGCACTTCCAACTGGATACAAAAGCAGCAGACAAATGGTTGAACGAAGGAGAACAAACGGACTGGGCACTCGAAGTGAAACGAGCTCATGAGACCGTCCACAACGGGACAGGCCGTGGCAGTGACTTCCTCGGCTGGGTCGAACCGCTGGACGTGGACGGCGAGATCGTCCAGAACGTCCTCGCCGCAGCCAAACGCATCCGCGCGAATTCGGATGTTCTGCTGGTGATCGGTATCGGCGGTTCGTATGCGGGCGCGCGTGCGGGCATCGAGATGTTGACCCACGCGTTCCGCAATCAATTTGCGGCAGAGCGTCAAGGCCCGGAAGTGTATTTCATCGGCCACAACTTGAGCGCGACGTACATAACCCAACTGTTCCAACTGATCGAAGGCAAGGACGTCTCCGTCAACGTGATCTCGAAGTCGGGGACGACCACCGAACCGGCGCTGGCGTTCCGACTCGTGCGCGACTGGATGGTGAACAAGTACGGAGTCAAAGCCGGCGAGCGCATCTACGCGACCACCGATGAGAAGAAAGGCGCGCTGCGCACGCTCTCCGACTCCGAAGGCTACACCACATTCGTCATCCCGGACGATGTCGGCGGCCGCTACTCCGTCCTGACGCCGGTCGGTCTGCTCCCGATGGCGGCGGCGGGCATCGACATCGAAGCGATGCTTCGAGGTGCGCACGAAGCCAAGGAAGTCTACTCCAACGGGAACCTCGCGGAGAACTCCTGCTACCAATACGCGGCCTACCGCAACGACCTCTACCGCAAGGGCAAAGGAATTGAACTGCTGGTCTCCTACGACCCGCGCTTCATCACGTTTGCCGAGTGGTGGAAACAGCTGTTCGGTGAATCGGAAGGCAAGGAACACAAGGGCATCTACCCGGCGTCCGTGCAATTCACCACCGACCTGCACTCGATGGGCCAATACATCCAAGAAGGCCCGCGCCACCTGTTTGAAACGGTGCTGTGGGTAGACGAAGCGGGTCACGATGAACTGAAAGTTCCGCACCAAGAGGGCGACCTCGACGGCTTGAACTACCTGACGGGCAAATCGGTGAACTTCGTGAACCAACAAGCGATGCTCGGGACGCTCGAAGCGCACCAAGACGGCGAAGTGCCGAACTTCGTCCTGCACATCCCGGAACTCACCGCCCACAACGTCGGCCACCTGTTCTATTTCTTTGAAAAAGCCTGCGCAATCTCCGGCTACTTGCTCGACGTCAACCCGTTCGACCAACCGGGCGTCGAAGCGTACAAGAAAAACATGTTCCGCCTGCTCGGAAAACCTTCGAAGTAGGACGTCCCTTTTTTCAGAAAAAGAGACCTCGACCGCACGGGCGGAGAGGTCTTTTTTTGCTTCCCAATTGCGGAGGTGCGGCGTATCATAAAGGGGAAGAGTCAGGAGGAACAAGGAGGGCGCTCATGAACCGGCTGATCGATTGTCGATTTGTCGCCGCAGTTCAGCGCTTCGAGGACGAGGAAGTTCAGATCCGTCTCTTTCATGAAGTGGAACGGGAGGACCTGCCTCTGTTTCGAGAGCGCATTCGCAAGAGATGCTCCCTGCCGCGCCCATGTTTCGACCACCTGATCCGCACCGGGGTGCTGACGCTTGAAGATCCGCAGATGGTGGGGTATGAACCGGGTGACGCCCCGTGCGTCGTCGGGTTTGACATCCATTCACTCGGTCGTCGCGTCCAGTTTGACCTGTGTTTCCACACCAAGTTGGAAGCGTTTTGGCAGGAGAGCAACGTTCGGATTGAAGCTTTGATGCTCGACGAAGATGTGTTTGAAGCGTACACGTACCGCTTGCAAGCGATCTCCCGTTATCTGTACTTGGGTCGGGAGGACAACGTGTTTCGCGCCATCTCCGTGGATGAGAACCACGAGATCGAATTCAAGCAAGACTTTCTCAACTCCAAGGAAAAAATCCTCAAATCGGTCGTCGCCTTCGCCAACACCAACAACGGCAACCTCTATCTCGGCGTCTCCAACGACAAAAAAATCGTCGGCATCGCCCACGAGGTGGCCCGCTACGGCAACGAAGACAAATATCTGCTGGCGATTGCGTCCCTGTTGCACAACCGCATCTACCCGCTGCTCTCGCCGTTTCCCGAGATGCGCGTCGTCACCGTCGGGGGCAAAAAAGTCGTACACATCTGGGTTCCGGTTGGCAATACCATGCATGCTGTGCTAGAATCACTCGGAAGCGGACAGCATCGCCGACGAGTCGCTGTCAAACAAAACAACCAGTCCGTCTGGGTCGATGACCCGTACGATCTCGCGGAATTGTACATCAAACGTCGCATCGGCAACCACGCCGCCGCCAATCTGGGTCTTTTATGAAAAAGAAACCCGACCTCCTTGGAGGAACGGGTTTCCTTTTTTTGCATCAGGAGCGTTTGGGTTTCTGCAGTCGATGGTAGAGCCAGATGAAGAGCAAGGCCATGACCGAATCGAGCACGACGTCGGTCCAACGCGAACTGCGTCCGGGCGTAAACGCTTGGTGCAGTTCGTCGAAGCACGCATAGGCAAAGCAGATCCAAAACGAGGGCAGCACGCGGCGGGTCCATCGGTAGCAGAGGATGCCGAGCACGGAATAGACGATGCAATGCCCCACTTTGTGCAGCCAGAAGTCTGCGTTGAAGATCGTGGGGAGATGGAAAAAGGGATTGTTCGTGGACCAGACCAGATGCCAGTTGATTTTGTGCAGGTCGATCAAATAATGGTGCGGCGTATCGAAGTAGTCGAAAAGTTGCGTGATTATGAGGTCCGGCGTGGCCGACATCAGGAAAATCAGGGCCATCCAAAGTACAACCCAAGGCACGGCGTGCGTCTCCTCTCTAGGTGGGTATACTACCGATTGTCGCATGCGTGTTCTCAAAAGACAAGTAAAGGTGGTCGAACCATGAACCGCACACTCGCAATTCTCTTCGTCCTGCTCGGGGGCGCCTCGTATGGCTTGATTTCCCCGGCGGTGAAGATGGCGTATGACGCCGGTTTTACTCCGGCGGACGTGACGAGCTCGCAGTATTTTGCCGCGATGGCCGTCCTCGTGCTGATTGCGCTGTTCCAAGTGCGCCATCTGCGCGGGATGACGGGGCGCGACCTCGGGCTGTTGGTGTTCCTCGGGGTGCTTTCGACGGGAACTTCTGTGTTTTATTATCTTTCGCTCTCGTATTTGCCCGCTTCTTTGGCGATTGTCTTGCTGTTTCAATTTACGTGGATTGTGATGGTGATCGACTTCCTCGTCGCGCGTGCCAAGCCATCGCGCGTGAAGTGGGTGGCGCTTGGGATGATTTTCTTGGGCACGCTGTTGGCGGTCGATTTGCTTCATGCCCAGTGGGGGGACGTGTCGATGCTGGGGCTGGGACTTGGGTTCCTGTCTTCGATTACATACGGGGCGTTTCTGTATTTCACGGGGTATGTGCGGCAGGGCAGTTCGCCGTTTGCCAACTCGGCGGTGATCGCGGTGGCGTCGACGGCTGTGGCGTTCTTGATCTTCCCGCCGAAGTTCCTCTGGAACGGGAGTTTGGGCGAGGGGCTGTGGTACTGGGCGCTGATCATCGGCGGCTTGGGACAAGTCATCCCGCCGATTTTCTTCAACATCGGGATTCCGAAAATCGGCGGTGCCCTCGCCGCGGTGCTCGGAGCGATCGAGTTGCCGGTGGCGGTGGTGTCGGCGTTCTTGATCTTGCACGAGGAAGTGGTCGGCGTGCAATGGGTCGGGATCTTGCTGATTCTGCTCGGGATTGTCGTGACAGAAGTACGGCTTTTTACAGGCGTTCAAAAAAAGAACCCGGCCACTTGAGGTGGTCGGGTTCTTTTTTTACTTGACGTCGAATTCGGTGGTGTCTTCGACGTTGTAGGGTTGGTGATTGTTCGTGTGGAGCGAGGCTTTGAGCGTGTGGTGGCCGGGGGTGAGGTTGTCCAGTTGGTAGACTTTGTCCTTGACCGCGACTTTGGTCGGGGAGCCGTCGACGAACAGGTGGATGTGGCCTTCGCCCGGGACCGCTGCTTGGGAGTAGTGCTCCGGCGAAATCTTGAAGTTGGTGACGTTGAAGTGGATGGTGGCGTTGTGGCCGTTGACGTCGACGTTCAAGTCGAGCGTCGGTTTGGGGGTTGCGGCGACCGAATCGACGTCGGCCGGTTTCGCGGTGGTGGCCGACGCTTCGTGGTTCTGCATGTCCATGCCCGCCATGTCGTCGATGTTGCCCATGTCATCTCGGTTTTGCGGGGATGAGTCTTTGGAGCATCCCAGAAGCGCGGTGCTCAGTGCGAGGACGGCGAACAGGGCCGTCGCTTTTTTGTGAAGCATGAAAAAACTCCTCCTTGTGCTGCGATTCTCTCAACAGCATGCACAGGGAGGAGTTTTTCTAAACGGGTGTTTACTAGTTCAGTTTCGCCGTTTGTTTGGTGTGGTTGTGGTCCGGGTCGACTTGGTAGGTGATCGTGCCGGTTGCGTCGTCGAGCAGGGCCCAGCCCATGTCGAGATCAACGCTGTAGGAGTCCTCTCGCGGAGAGTAGTATTGGTTCTTGGCGAGGATGTTCTCGTTGTAGGTTTTCGCATCGAACGTGACGGATACGTTGATCAGCGGATCGACGGCGCCGGCTTCGTGTGCCCAACGGGTGAGTTGCTGAAGAAGATCGCTCATGGATTGGGCGTCGATTTCGCCGTTTGCTTTGTAGGGGTTGAAGTCTTTCAGGCGGACTTCGATGTCT contains:
- a CDS encoding glycosyltransferase family 4 protein, with the translated sequence MTRKAAFVASVYRHFDLFHVPVMEMLQREGYEVHAFAEDDYAKVRLQERGIICHDIPIARSPLKWSNISAARLLISHFKREQFQLLHVHTPVASILGRIAGRVANVPAVLYTAHGFHFYKGAPLPFWMLYYPVERVMSSWTDALITINREDFDRASNEFSADEVLYVPGVGVDIERFAPENTSVAKARIRAELNIAEDEHLVVCVAELNDNKNQMQLIEALPHLPSHLKVRCLLVGVGEHDVLLKKRAEELGVADSLHLLGYRLDVPDLIAASDVCTLLSKREGLPRFLLEAMATGRPILATNIRGSRDLVQDGETGYLVPVGDSLATANALERLLADEELRGEMGRTIRERVAPYRTENVVRELQGIYADVLRKKQSHTQGEAAVGRGGLSS
- a CDS encoding sugar transferase, with the protein product MKRLFDVSVALALLLVFLPLILVLFVLVRVFLGSPVLFTQARPGLHGKIFNVMKFRTMTDKRDEQGYLLPDDVRLTPFGKWLRNWSLDELPQLFNVLRGDISLVGPRPLLPEYLELYTPEQARRHDVRPGITGWAQVNGRNNISWEDKFSLDVWYVDNRSFWLDMKILYMTVLRVVRPVDINQDGQATVTRFTGSTAPTGRQHSKGL
- a CDS encoding acetyltransferase, giving the protein MANVILIGMGGHSKVVADIARRCGHRVVGFLDDREPAVPNPLYLGRVGQAAEFCQGEDRQLVIAIGVNEVRRKLAESLEQQGGIQFATLIDPSVILGSHVEIGVGTVIMPGAILNADAKVGRHAIVNTAATVDHDCRIGDYAHLSPGVHLAGTVTVGEGTHFGTGALAIPGVRVGSWVTIGAGATVIGEIPDSTTAVGVPAVVKKVKNNI
- a CDS encoding DegT/DnrJ/EryC1/StrS family aminotransferase: MIPLSGPDIGEREKELVLEVLQSGHLGLGPKAVEFERMMAAYAGTKYAISCNSGTSGLHMLVRAMGISDGDEVITTPFSFVASSNCVLFERAKPVFVDIDEATYNMDVSQIEAKITERTKAILPVHVFGQPANMTEIRRIADKYNLRIIEDSCEAIGAKWKGKSAGSLGDAGVFAFYPNKQLTTGEGGIVVTDDEELANLCFSLRNQGRGENGLWLDHVRLGYNYRMDELSAALGVAQMERVDEILSRRAKVADLYFEKLREVPGIILPQSVADADVSWFVYVIRFAEHLNRDEIMVSLSKEGIGCRPYFTPIHLQPFYKEQFGFQEGDFPVTEHVAKGTLAIPFFTNMTEAQVDGVVEALKRHVL
- a CDS encoding polysaccharide biosynthesis protein; its protein translation is MSYRMRWCLLGVLDAFVVSTVIVLVYFNLLDFSVAESDHELLRSLPYVCGLYILVTLVAFSAFGVYRKIWEYASIGEFYLLFSATTVVGAVVFAINSIISNLWALYVVPRPIYLFIWVLATIALLGMRIGWRLLRTSLLKTNEGDRILIVGAGSGGALLARELKQVHHVKGHPVAFIDDDRSKHGLHVMGVPVVGDRHSIPAVVEKRNIQQIIIAMPSLHSEEIAKIINICRETSAKVKTLPRISDFLSDKAPIHQVRDIRLEDLLGREPVKVDLAGIAEYLRGQVVLVTGAGGSIGSELCRQIVKFAPAKLLLLGHGENSIYEIELELRNNHPEIHLETLIADIQDRKRIEQVFQTFEPSVVFHAAAHKHVPLMERNPAEAIKNNVLGTQNVAECSHLFGVSKFVLISSDKAVNPTSVMGVTKRVAEMIIQSLDRVSDTKFVAVRFGNVLGSRGSVIPIFQRQIREGGPVTVTHPEMVRYFMTIPEASQLVIQAGAFAEGGEIFILDMGQPVKIVDLARAVIQLSGLKPDVDIPVEFTGIRPGEKLFEELLMNEEGLNPTRHDRIFYGNPVDFDVHNLHQRMEQLKELSFAENEQERNDLYIRYYLGVLVPTYKCDADKRVQIERLIPELMKL
- a CDS encoding DUF2046 domain-containing protein, with product MRKKGWMLALTSFVVGGFLLFSGSTNAFAGNGNSEYSNGVPGDIATLAASVQALTNTVNSMQTNNTSLQKTVDELTTKVNAQAVTITKLQADNAALQTQVNAHEQKFVTLGASITDHAAKLEKLAAADAAAAGTVKTLSDSVTALQTQVQVNTDKFTSLGGTLADHTAKLEKLAADNETNKSKLATVDTLSASVATMNATIEAGKITAEAVATKLNDKINALDARVTALQGGANSLVAAPAAPATPEPTPTANSSQSSAEVAALNATIAALKADVASIKTAIADLQTKTVAASSGTTPAPAATAPAAPITGGATVEENNAAITYTGTWSDGANAAFSSGKAKYSGTANASLSFTFKGTSIQVGGYKSAYMGIADVMIDGQKVGTIDYYNSANLYKQILFSASGLAAGDHTISIVRTGTKNAAALGTNINIDYVITK
- a CDS encoding glucose-6-phosphate isomerase, which codes for MSHFQLDTKAADKWLNEGEQTDWALEVKRAHETVHNGTGRGSDFLGWVEPLDVDGEIVQNVLAAAKRIRANSDVLLVIGIGGSYAGARAGIEMLTHAFRNQFAAERQGPEVYFIGHNLSATYITQLFQLIEGKDVSVNVISKSGTTTEPALAFRLVRDWMVNKYGVKAGERIYATTDEKKGALRTLSDSEGYTTFVIPDDVGGRYSVLTPVGLLPMAAAGIDIEAMLRGAHEAKEVYSNGNLAENSCYQYAAYRNDLYRKGKGIELLVSYDPRFITFAEWWKQLFGESEGKEHKGIYPASVQFTTDLHSMGQYIQEGPRHLFETVLWVDEAGHDELKVPHQEGDLDGLNYLTGKSVNFVNQQAMLGTLEAHQDGEVPNFVLHIPELTAHNVGHLFYFFEKACAISGYLLDVNPFDQPGVEAYKKNMFRLLGKPSK
- a CDS encoding AlbA family DNA-binding domain-containing protein; translation: MNRLIDCRFVAAVQRFEDEEVQIRLFHEVEREDLPLFRERIRKRCSLPRPCFDHLIRTGVLTLEDPQMVGYEPGDAPCVVGFDIHSLGRRVQFDLCFHTKLEAFWQESNVRIEALMLDEDVFEAYTYRLQAISRYLYLGREDNVFRAISVDENHEIEFKQDFLNSKEKILKSVVAFANTNNGNLYLGVSNDKKIVGIAHEVARYGNEDKYLLAIASLLHNRIYPLLSPFPEMRVVTVGGKKVVHIWVPVGNTMHAVLESLGSGQHRRRVAVKQNNQSVWVDDPYDLAELYIKRRIGNHAAANLGLL
- a CDS encoding VanZ family protein codes for the protein MPWVVLWMALIFLMSATPDLIITQLFDYFDTPHHYLIDLHKINWHLVWSTNNPFFHLPTIFNADFWLHKVGHCIVYSVLGILCYRWTRRVLPSFWICFAYACFDELHQAFTPGRSSRWTDVVLDSVMALLFIWLYHRLQKPKRS
- a CDS encoding EamA family transporter; translated protein: MNRTLAILFVLLGGASYGLISPAVKMAYDAGFTPADVTSSQYFAAMAVLVLIALFQVRHLRGMTGRDLGLLVFLGVLSTGTSVFYYLSLSYLPASLAIVLLFQFTWIVMVIDFLVARAKPSRVKWVALGMIFLGTLLAVDLLHAQWGDVSMLGLGLGFLSSITYGAFLYFTGYVRQGSSPFANSAVIAVASTAVAFLIFPPKFLWNGSLGEGLWYWALIIGGLGQVIPPIFFNIGIPKIGGALAAVLGAIELPVAVVSAFLILHEEVVGVQWVGILLILLGIVVTEVRLFTGVQKKNPAT